The following DNA comes from Patescibacteria group bacterium.
CGTCGCGAAAATTCGGCCATAAAATCATTAGCGCTGTCGTTCGCCCGCACTAAAACCGCGAAATCGTTCAAGCTGGCTGTTTTATCCTTAGCTTTTAATTCGCAAATTTTATCAGCCACTAATTTTACCTCTTCGGCCAAATCAGTGCCCCGCAAAACTTCAATCGCGCCGGCGCCGGAATCCTCGGCGATTAGTTTTTTGCTTAATTTTATAATTCCTTTGTCATTGCGGGCTACGACCCGCAATCCAGAAACTTGTTTAGCGCGCTTAACTCTGGATTCCGGCTCGGCGGCCGGAATGACAGAAGAATTTAATTGCCATTCAAGCCGATTGGGATTATTTTGCTTGATAAATTCATAGGATAAATCCAGAATATTTTGCGCCGAACGATAATTTTTAGTCAAAACTATTTTTTTGGTTTCCGGGTAATCTTTAACAAATTGCAAAATATTGGACATAGACGCGCCGCGGAAGCGATAAATTGACTGGTCGTCGTCGCCCACGACTGTAAGATTGCCTGCCTCGCCGGCAGGCAGGTTGCTCGACGCGGCCAGCAGTTTTACCAGCTCATACTGCGACCAGTTAGTATCCTGAAACTCATCCACTAGAATATATTTAAATTGTTTTCTGTATTTTTCCAAAACTGCCGGCCGTTCGCGAAAAAGTTTCAGGGTATAATTTATCAAATCTCCGAAATCCAAAACGTTATTATCTAAAAGTAACTGCTGATAAACATGATAAGCGTTAGCGATTTCATTAAGGCGCGCGGTTTCCTGCTCTTCCATTTTGTCATTGCGGGCTACGACCCGCAATCCAGAAACTCGTCCAGCGCGCTTAACCATGGACTCCGGCTCAGAGGCCGGAATGACAGATACTTTTGGCTTTTGGCTTTTATCGCCCGACAACATTCCGTCTAGATCCTGTTTCAACCCATCCGCGTATTCAAGATAAGCGGCCGGAGAAATGTCTTCGTCTTTAGCGCGGGAAAAATGCTTTAACAGCGCGCGGATAAATTTAGTCGGATTGCCTAGCGGCCGATAATAATCAAGCTCAAATCTATCCAAATTCTTTTTAATAAGCGCCCATTGCTCAAATTCATTCAGCAATTTAAAATCTCCGGGCAAGCCGATAGCCAAGCCATGCTCTTTTAGAATCCGCTCGGCGAAGCTATGAAAAGTTGAAATCCATAAATCAATATAGCCGATTGGGAGTAGAGAGGAAACCCGATCTTCCATTTCGGCCGCGGCTTTTTCCGTAAAAGTCAAAGCTAAGATTTCATCGCCTTTAGCCAATCCCTGCTCAATTAAATAAGCGATGCGCTGGGTAATAACCGTGGTTTTACCCGTGCCGGCTCCGGCCACGATTAAAAGCGGTCCGTCTTTTTTTAAAACGGCTTCTAGCTGCTCCTTGTTTAAATTTTCAAGTAAATTATTCATAATAATTCTAAAATATGCCATCTGATTATAGCTCCAGCATCTTCTCAAACTTCCCTTTATCTTTATACGGCCCGATGGCGGCTAAATTTAATTTTTTCTTAACAAAAATTTCCCGAGCCACGCGGCGGATGTCGGAAGCGCCGACTTTTTTAATCCGAGTGTAATACTCTTCCGGCGTTAAAATTTTATCTTGCCTTTTTTGCTCTTTAAATAAAATCGCCTGCCGGGCGTACCAGCTAGCCACGCTGTCCGATGATTCAAGCTGCAGGGCCGAACGGCCGATTAAGCATTGCTTAACGCGGCTTAATTCTTCGGCGCCGACTAATTTTTCCGTCAGCCTTTTATATTCATCTAAAATTATTTTTACGGCTTCGGCTAATTTTCCTATGGGCACGCCGGCCTGGGTGGTTAAATAGCCGGAATCGGTGTACGGCTCGTTATTGGTCCTGACGTAATAGGCTAAACCGCGCCTTTCCCTTAGCTCGGTAAACAGGCGCGAACTCATGGTCCCGCCTAAAATCAGGGAAATAATTTTTGCTATAATTTCATTTTTGTCGCCATAGTTATAAGTTCTGACTCCAAGCGACAGATGCGCCTGATCGGTCGGCTTATAAAATAAATTAAGCTTGGGCCGCGCTTGCTCATCGTTGGTTTTTAATTTTTCCCGATAATCTTTCTTGAAAAAATTATTAAAATATTTATCAACTAGTTTTACGGCCCCGGGCTTAAGACCGCCGGCTAAACTGATAATTGTTTTATCGGAGCTGTACTGCGTAGCCACATAATCCAAAATTTTTCGCCGGTTTAGCCCTAAAATGGTTGCCTTGGTTCCGATAGTGTCGCGGCCGGCCGGCGTATCGCCGTAAAGGCATTGCTCAAATAAATCTTCAATATAAATTAACGGATTATCACGGTACATATTCAACTCTTCTATTATCACGCCCTTTTCGCGGCTGATTTCTTCTTCTGAAAATTTTGAATTTAACAATATGTCGCTTAAAACATCTAAGGCTAATTCCAGATGTCCGGCTTCAACTTTAACGTAGTAGCCGGTGTATTCTTTGCCGGTAAAAGCGTTAAATTCTCCGCCCACCCGGTCTAGGGCCGAAGAAATTTCTAAGGTAGTCGAGCGCTTAACCGTGCCTTTAAAAAACATATGCTCTAAAAAATGCGAGATACCGCTATTGCCTTTATTCTCAAACCTTGAACCCGTGGCCGCCATAACTAAAACCGTCACTGTTTTAGCGCCGTCAATCGGCGCGGCAACTACTTCCAGCTGATTAGGCAGTTTGGTTATTTTAAACATAATTATAATAAATTTTTATTTTTCATATTCCAATATGGCCTGAAGAACTTTGGAATCGCTTTTTAACGGCTCTAATAAAAGAATCTGTGATTGGTAGACGGCCATAGTGCCGTCCGGTCCGTGAGTTTCTTTGCCCCGCTTAACCAGCCTTAAACTGCCGGTTTCATTTTGCTCTTTTTGCCCGCTGTCTTTAGCCTGGTCATAATCATAATAAACATTGACTATGGTTACCGGGTTGGCTTTAAGGTCGGAGATTTGACCGTAATAAAATTTTCCGTCAACCAATTTTACCGCGTACCAATTTAGATTTTTAGGCGCTTTATTAAAAACGGCCGAATTTTTAAAAACCAAACTGTAAACTGTAAAGCCAACAATTAAAAAAGCTAAAATAAAAATAATTGATTTAATTAAACCGCCGCGCGATTTACCAACCGTCGGCTTATTTATTTTTTTTAATTCCACTTCTGCCCCGGATTCTATTTCGGTTTGATAAATTTTTTCTAAAGGAGTCATGGCTTTCCTGCCTGCCGGCGGAGCGGATTTTGGCGTTGGCGGACGCCTTTGGCTTTCCATTTTTTCCCTTAAATCAACGGTTTGTTGAAAATCTGACATAAAATTATAATCTTAATTTGTAATCTTTGATGTAAAATTACAATCATCGTTATTTTCCTCCGGCTAAAACCTGTTCAATCGTATTCTTAAGCTGCGCTAATTTATTCCGGCCGCCTTTTGCCATTGAATTTATTTTTTTAGCGCCAGCCAAAATAAATTCCGCCGACTTTTTGCCGAAATTCAAAGATAAATCTTTCTGGCGGCCGGCTGTATTTTCTAAAACAATTATTGAATTATCTTTGGCATGACTAATAATTTCCCGGCCGCGGCGCGCGGCCATATCGGTTAAAGCCGTAAAACGCGCCAGAGAGAAAAAATCAGGCTCATTAACTTCAGCCACTCCGGCGACCCGGCCGCTTCTTGCGCTATTTAAAGCGCCCGGCGGCGGAAAAAATTTATCTTTAGCCATATAAAATATCTCGCCGATTGATTCGCCTTGGTAATTTATAAAACTGCTTAAAAGCGCCAAATTATTTTTACTTAAGCCCGCGGCCTTGTCTGAAAAAATCTCTAAGGGCGGCTTTAAGCCGCCAACGACCCGGTTAACCGTCTGGTTAAAGCCCGCCGTAGCGCCGAGGAAAAAGATCGCTAAAGCTATAGCCGCGCCGGTTAGTAGCCAAGGCCTGAATATTGAAGTTTTTTTCGCGCCTGGCCGTTCCAATAAATTTTTAATTTCTTTATTTAAAATTTTTAGCCATTCGGTTTCCAATCTTATTTCCGGCTCAATAAAATCAGCGATAAGCTCAACTTCAGGCAGAATAATTTTATCATTTAAAATCCGCGCCAAATTGTTTTGCGCCGGCGCTTTAGGCGCTTTAAACTTTTTCCTGTCCAAATGCTCCGTTAAATCGTCAATAAAATTATTAATCTCGCTTCTTCGTTTTTCTAAAAATGGGTGGCTAACGGCCGGCTCAAATTTATCCGGAGCCCCGCCGGGCGGCAATTTTTGCGCCGGCGCCAAAGACAATTTTTTTCCATCTTGGGCGTGAAGTTCTAGGTACTGGTTAAACCACTCCGCGGTTGAATAATATTTATTGCCAACCTTTTTGGCTTTTAGCTTCTTTCTTTGCACTAAAACCGAAACATAGCTAAAGCTATAAGAACTGGCTTCGGCTATCTTTTTTAGGGGTACTAACTTTTTAAAATTTTCGGATTGCGATTGGAGCATGGGTAAAAAAATACGCGGTTTTAGAGCCTTAATAAAGGCTAAAAAGTTGAATCAACGGATTGATTTAATTTTAGGCTAAATTAACTATTTTTCTAACTAAATGCTTATCAATTTTTTATGCCTTTATTATAACATATTATTTAAAATAAACTCAAATGAAAAAACGCTCAATATTAAGCGCTTTTTTTAGAAAAAACCATATGTTCATCCGCGTTCATCTTTTTGCCTGATTATTGCCGCGAGCCGCCGCGGGCGCGGCGGAATTTAAATCAGCCGACGATTTTTCATATTTTCCATCAGCTATTATCACTCCTAAAATCAGCCAGAAAAATAACACCCCGAAATGCAAACTAAAAAACCAATGGTCAAACGACATAATAATAAATAACGCGATCAAAATTGCCGCCTTATTGCCATCGCGAGAAGATCCGACGCTTTGGGCGGAAAAGCGAAATAGTCTAGCGAGGGCCCATATTATCAATCCGCTAAAAAATATCAATCCGAATATTCCGGCCTCCGCCCAAACTAACATAAAGACATTATGCGCCGGCTGATAATAATAACCCGCCTTCCCCGGATTTATTCCCTGACTCAAAGCTAAAGTATAATTGCCCAGGCCGGCTCCGGCCAACCAATTATTTTTTATCAACTGCCATGATTCTTGATATGATACCAACCTCTCTGAAGTTGATTTCTCTTCTAGCCTTCCTTCTCCGCTCAAACGTGAAGTTATTAAATTCTGATATTGGCCGAACAAAATGAATAATAAAATTCCCATCACTAAAATAACTTCCGCTAAACCTCTTTGTAATTTCAAATTTCTGCTTGCGATTACCGATATTATCATTATTAATAAGCCAACCGCTAGCCCCAGCCAAGCGCTTCTAGAAAAAGAAAAAAACAGCCCCGCGCTAAAAATTCCTAAAAATATCCAGCTTATAATTTTTAAATTTTTTTCTTTTTCTGTTTTTATAATCTGCCCTATTGAAAATAACGCTCCTGTCGCCATTACTCCGCCGAAAATATTCGGATGATCAAGCCCCCCGTAAGCCCTTAGCCAGCGCTCTGAAACGCCGTCAGCGCCAAGCGCTTCAATCACCGACGTCCCTAAATCAGCCGCGTTATGCAAAGCCATGCCCAGCCATTTGCCGGCAAAGCTTGATTGAATTAAAAACTGCCAGATGCCTAAAACGGCTTGTAAAAAAATGCCGGCCAACATGGCGTAAATCAATTTT
Coding sequences within:
- a CDS encoding pitrilysin family protein, which produces MFKITKLPNQLEVVAAPIDGAKTVTVLVMAATGSRFENKGNSGISHFLEHMFFKGTVKRSTTLEISSALDRVGGEFNAFTGKEYTGYYVKVEAGHLELALDVLSDILLNSKFSEEEISREKGVIIEELNMYRDNPLIYIEDLFEQCLYGDTPAGRDTIGTKATILGLNRRKILDYVATQYSSDKTIISLAGGLKPGAVKLVDKYFNNFFKKDYREKLKTNDEQARPKLNLFYKPTDQAHLSLGVRTYNYGDKNEIIAKIISLILGGTMSSRLFTELRERRGLAYYVRTNNEPYTDSGYLTTQAGVPIGKLAEAVKIILDEYKRLTEKLVGAEELSRVKQCLIGRSALQLESSDSVASWYARQAILFKEQKRQDKILTPEEYYTRIKKVGASDIRRVAREIFVKKKLNLAAIGPYKDKGKFEKMLEL
- a CDS encoding O-antigen ligase family protein, producing MKYLNKTIEYGLYLLVFLLPIQTRWIIKAGEINGGYSEYATYSLYATDILLIIVLLLFIVCEIASPGSSPGLKALAMTDESLPQYLSASWSKGFFGNSKIAWWLIGGLILTSAVSVFFALNKPLALYKFGWLMLGAGLFWLIINVNYNRLKLIYAMLAGIFLQAVLGIWQFLIQSSFAGKWLGMALHNAADLGTSVIEALGADGVSERWLRAYGGLDHPNIFGGVMATGALFSIGQIIKTEKEKNLKIISWIFLGIFSAGLFFSFSRSAWLGLAVGLLIMIISVIASRNLKLQRGLAEVILVMGILLFILFGQYQNLITSRLSGEGRLEEKSTSERLVSYQESWQLIKNNWLAGAGLGNYTLALSQGINPGKAGYYYQPAHNVFMLVWAEAGIFGLIFFSGLIIWALARLFRFSAQSVGSSRDGNKAAILIALFIIMSFDHWFFSLHFGVLFFWLILGVIIADGKYEKSSADLNSAAPAAARGNNQAKR